The genomic interval GATATTCCGACTGATAATTACGGCTGCTTATAAGGGCAAAATCGATCATAAAGCTTTCACGACAACGTACGAAATTGTTCGCTGTTACGATGCCCCCACTTTTAAACCATCAAGAAAGGACACGGCACCATGAAAGATCTGATCAATTACATTGCTCAAGCGTTAGTGGATCATCCGGAACAGGTTAGTGTGAATGAGGTCACGGGGGGTCAGACCTCTGTTTTGGAGCTTAAAGTGGCCAAAGAGGA from Acidiferrobacteraceae bacterium carries:
- a CDS encoding KH domain-containing protein, with translation MKDLINYIAQALVDHPEQVSVNEVTGGQTSVLELKVAKEDIGKVIGKQGRTARAMRTILSAASAKIKKRTVLEIVE